A region from the Paludicola sp. MB14-C6 genome encodes:
- a CDS encoding secretion protein F, protein MIEIAIGILVGIGLFFIISDLFRIPFLKTSKAYMSLLKRQGESASAIVVWKNDVLRFIAKLIKINEYKRLQLIADLRTAGVNLTPEVHIANALLKAGICGLLTIPAFFVLPLITPLIVALTIAVYFKEAKGIQERIKVRRHRIDFELPRLVYTIEKKISHNRDVLTILDEYINTAGHELKLELKITVADMRSGNYEAALTRLESRVGSTMLSDVVRGLISVIRGDETLTYWSSLSIKFSDIQRQYLKLEAQKVPSKVKRLSMLLLFCFIAIYLVVITMQVMTSLGAMFA, encoded by the coding sequence CCATTTTTGAAAACGAGCAAAGCATATATGAGTTTATTAAAAAGGCAAGGGGAAAGTGCATCTGCTATCGTAGTTTGGAAAAATGATGTCCTGAGATTTATTGCTAAACTCATAAAAATAAATGAATACAAGCGTTTACAATTGATTGCAGACTTGCGAACAGCAGGAGTTAACTTAACACCTGAAGTGCATATTGCAAATGCTTTATTAAAGGCAGGAATTTGTGGATTACTCACAATACCTGCTTTTTTTGTTCTTCCACTCATTACGCCGTTGATAGTCGCACTCACAATTGCAGTGTATTTTAAAGAAGCAAAAGGCATACAAGAAAGGATCAAAGTAAGGAGACATCGAATTGATTTCGAATTACCGCGACTGGTATACACGATTGAAAAAAAGATATCTCATAATAGAGATGTTCTTACTATCTTAGATGAATATATCAATACAGCAGGGCATGAATTAAAATTAGAGCTTAAAATAACAGTAGCTGATATGAGAAGCGGTAACTATGAAGCTGCATTGACAAGACTTGAAAGTAGAGTGGGTAGTACAATGCTATCTGATGTTGTGCGTGGACTAATATCAGTTATACGCGGTGATGAAACATTAACATATTGGTCTTCTTTATCAATTAAATTTTCAGATATTCAAAGGCAATATCTTAAATTAGAAGCACAAAAGGTCCCATCAAAAGTGAAACGCCTTTCGATGTTATTGCTATTTTGCTTTATAGCAATTTATTTAGTTGTCATCACAATGCAGGTAATGACTAGTTTGGGGGCGATGTTTGCATGA
- a CDS encoding DUF4320 family protein: protein MLSINVFSFLTIKQDLDYFAKEMIFVATSSGSTIGDVDIRYNELVEEIGITPSVDWNTTYHDSSLKTVQLGETIKLTIGYNAYLQGFGTAKIPITLLAKHSGLSQRYWK from the coding sequence GTGCTATCAATTAATGTGTTTAGCTTCTTAACCATAAAACAAGATCTAGATTACTTTGCGAAAGAAATGATATTCGTAGCAACATCTAGTGGATCAACCATAGGAGATGTAGATATCCGGTACAATGAACTTGTTGAAGAAATCGGGATAACTCCTTCAGTTGATTGGAATACAACCTATCATGACTCTTCACTTAAAACCGTACAGCTTGGTGAAACCATCAAACTTACGATAGGTTATAATGCTTATTTACAGGGGTTTGGGACTGCTAAAATACCAATCACATTATTAGCAAAACATAGTGGATTATCACAAAGGTATTGGAAATAA
- the tnpA gene encoding IS200/IS605 family transposase, which produces MKDNQSLAHTKWNCKYHIVFAPKYRRRVIYGKIKADIGQILRKLCDHKGVEIIEAEACVDHIHMLVSIPPKMSVSSFVGYLKGKSSLMIFDRHANLKYKYGNRQFWCKGYYVDTVGRNRKVIEEYIRNQLQEDIAGDQMTLKEYIDPFTGEKQK; this is translated from the coding sequence ATGAAGGATAATCAAAGTTTAGCACACACAAAATGGAATTGCAAATATCATATTGTCTTTGCACCGAAATATAGAAGAAGAGTAATATATGGAAAAATAAAAGCAGATATAGGGCAAATATTACGGAAACTATGTGACCATAAAGGAGTAGAAATAATAGAAGCAGAAGCGTGTGTAGATCATATTCATATGTTAGTGAGTATCCCACCAAAAATGAGTGTGTCATCATTTGTAGGGTATTTAAAAGGAAAAAGTTCATTAATGATATTTGATAGGCACGCAAATTTGAAATACAAATATGGAAATAGACAGTTTTGGTGCAAAGGGTATTATGTAGATACAGTAGGACGAAATAGAAAAGTGATTGAAGAGTATATAAGGAATCAATTACAAGAAGATATAGCAGGAGACCAAATGACATTAAAAGAATATATAGATCCATTTACAGGAGAAAAACAAAAATAA